The following coding sequences lie in one Arabidopsis thaliana chromosome 3, partial sequence genomic window:
- a CDS encoding Cysteine/Histidine-rich C1 domain family protein (Cysteine/Histidine-rich C1 domain family protein; INVOLVED IN: N-terminal protein myristoylation; LOCATED IN: cellular_component unknown; CONTAINS InterPro DOMAIN/s: DC1 (InterPro:IPR004146), C1-like (InterPro:IPR011424); BEST Arabidopsis thaliana protein match is: Cysteine/Histidine-rich C1 domain family protein (TAIR:AT3G59120.1); Has 1035 Blast hits to 542 proteins in 22 species: Archae - 0; Bacteria - 0; Metazoa - 4; Fungi - 2; Plants - 1023; Viruses - 0; Other Eukaryotes - 6 (source: NCBI BLink).), with translation MGQGQSSDKEVMPRCVVSDPAQPHNFSHRSEQKVKHDCFGCGKSDVPWEIRERPLYYYCTICDLEFHKNCLEYPTKVSSCRVCYKNVDIKYGQYSCNHEECFYVVHSKCATHGKIWDGEELEWEDEESEQAEDIAPYKKISGSLIEHCWHQHHFLKLEKYEGTRDSKKQCQACMRPVNPHDFYSCIECEFFIHEVCANLPRKLDHASHNHPLYMDPYPIYDRMHMNLGCSVCFRYSSGLKYRCKKDGCSEGGKQFQVDVNCILVPECFTHESHAEHRLFISTFGKDKRECQGCRWRHCQYLLQCVSCEFAICYTCATIPNELYHKYDDNPLSLCYGEKGVDGTYWCEVCEEELDPMEWFYTNTKQCTTIHRKCILGDNVYMKSGHTFEHSSDEVKVVCHGSSSRPICHTCHKYCPHPVYFKVYMPDGTEVDICSVNCHKI, from the exons ATGGGTCAAGGCCAAAGCAGTGATAAAGAAGTAATGCCGAGATGCGTTGTGTCTGATCCGGCTCAACCTCACAACTTCTCCCATAGATCCGAGCAGAAGGTTAAGCACGACTGCTTTGGGTGCGGGAAAAGTGACGTTCCTTGGGAGATACGTGAGCGTCCTTTGTATTACTACTGCACCATATGCGATCTGGAGTTCCATAAGAATTGTCTTGAGTACCCAA CCAAGGTTTCGTCCTGCCGGGTTTGCTACAAGAATGTTGACATCAAGTATGGTCAATATTCTTGCAACCATGAGGAGTGCTTTTATGTAGTCCATTCAAAATGTGCAACACACGGAAAAATATGGGACGGGGAGGAACTCGAATGGGAAGACGAAGAATCTGAGCAAGCCGAAGATATTGCTCCatacaagaaaataagtgGTAGTTTAATAGAACATTGTTGGCATCAACATCATTTTCTAAAGCTGGAGAAATACGAGGGTACAAGAGACTCAAAAAAGCAATGTCAGGCGTGTATGCGTCCTGTCAACCCTCATGATTTCTACAGTTGTATCGAATGTGAATTTTTTATCCACGAGGTATGTGCCAATCTTCCTCGGAAACTGGATCATGCGTCGCACAACCACCCTCTTTACATGGACCCGTATCCAATATACGATCGCATGCATATGAACTTAGGTTGTTCAGTTTGTTTTCGATATTCAAGTGGTTTGAAGTACAGATGCAAAAAAGACGGATGTTCGGAAGGTGGCAAACAATTTCAGGTAGATGTTAACTGCATTTTAGTTCCTGAGTGTTTCACCCATGAAAGTCATGCAGAACATCGTTTATTCATATCCACCTTCGGTAAGGACAAGCGTGAATGCCAAGGTTGCAGATGGAGACATTGTCAATATCTTCTACAATGCGTTTCATGCGAATTTGCTATATGCTACACATGCGCCACAATTCCAAATGAGTTATACCACAAATATGATGAtaatcctctctctctttgttacGGAGAAAAAGGCGTGGATGGCACGTACTGGTGCGAAGTATGTGAGGAAGAATTAGACCCAATGGAATGGTTCTACACAAACACCAAGCAGTGCACTACAATCCACCGTAAATGTATACTCGGAGATAATGTTTATATGAAGTCTGGTCATACATTCGAGCACTCTAGTGATGAGGTGAAAGTTGTGTGCCATGGTAGTAGCTCTCGTCCCATATGTCATACATGTCACAAATATTGCCCACATCCTGTATACTTTAAAGTCTATATGCCGGATGGGACTGAAGTTGATATTTGTTCTGTAAACTGtcataaaatctaa
- the ABCC10 gene encoding multidrug resistance-associated protein 14 (multidrug resistance-associated protein 14 (MRP14); FUNCTIONS IN: ATPase activity, coupled to transmembrane movement of substances; INVOLVED IN: transport, transmembrane transport; LOCATED IN: plasma membrane; EXPRESSED IN: 17 plant structures; EXPRESSED DURING: 9 growth stages; CONTAINS InterPro DOMAIN/s: ATPase, AAA+ type, core (InterPro:IPR003593), ABC transporter-like (InterPro:IPR003439), ABC transporter integral membrane type 1 (InterPro:IPR017940), ABC transporter, transmembrane domain, type 1 (InterPro:IPR011527), ABC transporter, transmembrane domain (InterPro:IPR001140), ABC transporter, conserved site (InterPro:IPR017871); BEST Arabidopsis thaliana protein match is: multidrug resistance-associated protein 6 (TAIR:AT3G21250.2); Has 673798 Blast hits to 360971 proteins in 4075 species: Archae - 12279; Bacteria - 544381; Metazoa - 13093; Fungi - 8967; Plants - 6941; Viruses - 21; Other Eukaryotes - 88116 (source: NCBI BLink).), which produces MIENYWTSFCGNHHTSSNCTVRFLQICFGITLSFLTLCICLFHKEPPKRIHQFFCLRLVSALFNGIIGSLDLVLGIWVLRENHSKPLILWLVILIQGFTWLFINLIICVRGTRIRKSSLRLLSIFSFFYGLVSSCLSVNNAVFGDELAVRTILDVLLLPGSVLLLLSAYKGYRFDESGESSLYEPLNAGDSNGFSEKADFDNRVSQFAKAGLFSTLSFWWLNSLIKRGNVKDLEEEDIPELRKEERAETCYSLFEENLIEQKRRLGSSCQPSILKVTVLCVWRELLTSGFFAFMKIVAVSAGPLLLNAFILVAEGNASFRYEGLVLAVLLFFSKMIESLSQRQWYFRCRIVGLRVRSLLTAAINKKQLRLNNSSRLIHSGSEIMNYATVDAYRIGEFPYWFHQLWTTSFQLLIALGILFHSVGVATFSALAVIILTVLCNAPIAKLQNKFQSELMTSQDERLKACNESLVNMKVLKLYAWESHFKKVIEKLRNIELKSLKAVQMRKAYNAVLFWSSPVFVSAATFATCYFLDIPLRASNVFTFVATLRLVQDPVRMIPDVIGVTIQAKVAFSRIATFLEAPELQGGERRRKQRSEGNQNAIIIKSASFSWEEKGSTKPNLRNVSLEVKFGEKVAVCGEVGSGKSTLLAAILGETPCVSGTIDFYGTIAYVSQTAWIQTGTIRDNILFGGVMDEHRYRETIQKSSLDKDLELLPDGDQTEIGERGVNLSGGQKQRIQLARALYQDADIYLLDDPFSAVDAHTASSLFQEYVMDALAGKAVLLVTHQVDFLPAFDSVLLMSDGEITEADTYQELLARSRDFQDLVNAHRETAGSERVVAVENPTKPVKEINRVISSQSKVLKPSRLIKQEEREKGDTGLRPYIQYMNQNKGYIFFFIASLAQVTFAVGQILQNSWMAANVDNPQVSTLKLILVYLLIGLCSVLCLMVRSVCVVIMCMKSSASLFSQLLNSLFRAPMSFYDSTPLGRILSRVSSDLSIVDLDVPFGLIFVVASSVNTGCSLGVLAIVTWQVLFVSVPMVYLAFRLQKYYFQTAKELMRINGTTRSYVANHLAESVAGAITIRAFDEEERFFKKSLTLIDTNASPFFHSFAANEWLIQRLETVSAIVLASTAFCMILLPTGTFSSGFIGMALSYGLSLNMGLVYSVQNQCYLANWIISVERLNQYTHLTPEAPEVIEETRPPVNWPVTGRVEISDLQIRYRRESPLVLKGISCTFEGGHKIGIVGRTGSGKTTLISALFRLVEPVGGKIVVDGVDISKIGVHDLRSRFGIIPQDPTLFNGTVRFNLDPLCQHSDAEIWEVLGKCQLKEVVQEKENGLDSLVVEDGSNWSMGQRQLFCLGRAVLRRSRVLVLDEATASIDNATDLILQKTIRREFADCTVITVAHRIPTVMDCTMVLSISDGRIVEYDEPMKLMKDENSLFGKLVKEYWSHYNSADSR; this is translated from the exons atgatagaaaaTTATTGGACTTCCTTCTGCGGGAATCACCACACATCATCAAACTGCACTGTTCGATTTCTACAGATATGTTTCGGTATCACACTCTCATTCCTAACCCTCTGTATTTGCTTGTTTCACAAGGAACCTCCCAAAAGGATTCATCAATTCTTTTGTCTGCGACTAGTGTCTGCTCTATTCAACGGAATCATCGGATCTCTAGATTTGGTTTTAGGGATTTGGGTTTTACGAGAGAATCACAGTAAGCCCTTAATCCTCTGGCTGGTCATTCTGATTCAAGGGTTTACATGGTTATTCATTAACTTAATCATTTGCGTTAGAGGAACAAGAATCCGCAAGTCTTCGTTGAGATTGTTATctatcttctccttcttttatGGTTTGGTCTCAAGTTGTTTATCTGTGAACAATGCTGTGTTTGGAGATGAATTAGCAGTTAGGACAattcttgatgttttgttaCTTCCTGGGTCAGTTTTGTTACTCTTAAGTGCTTATAAAGGCTATAGATTTGATGAATCTGGTGAGAGTAGTTTATACGAGCCTCTTAATGCTGGTGATTCAAATGGGTTTAGCGAAAAAGCCGATTTTGATAACCGGGTTAGCCAGTTTGCTAAAGCAGGATTGTTCAGTACGTTATCATTCTGGTGGTTGAATTCTTTGATAAAGAGAGGAAATGTGAAAGacttggaggaagaagatataCCCGAGCTTCGAAAGGAAGAGCGTGCAGAGACGTGTTATTCCTTGTTTGAGGAAAATCTCATTGAGCAGAAGAGAAGATTAGGGAGTTCTTGTCAACCTTCGATCTTGAAAGTTACTGTTCTTTGTGTCTGGAGAGAGCTTTTGACCTCTGGTTTCTTTGCTTTTATGAAGATTGTTGCTGTTTCAGCTGGTCCTTTGCTTCTGAATGCTTTCATTTTGGTTGCTGAAGGCAATGCAAGCTTTAGATATGAAGGGCTTGTGTTGGCTGTGTTGCTGTTCTTCTCAAAGATGATAGAGTCTTTGTCACAGAGACAATGGTATTTCAGATGTAGAATTGTCGGTTTACGCGTGAGGTCTCTTCTAACTGCAGCTATAAACAAGAAGCAGCTGAGATTGAATAACTCTTCAAGACTGATTCATTCTGGCAGCGAGATTATGAACTACGCTACTGTTGATGCTTACAGAATTGGGGAGTTTCCGTATTGGTTTCACCAGCTTTGGACAACAAGCTTTCAGCTACTAATCGCGCTTGGGATTCTCTTTCATTCTGTGGGAGTTGCTACGTTTTCAGCTCTAGCTGTGATAATACTTACTGTTTTATGCAACGCTCCTATCGCAAAACTTCAGAACAAGTTTCAAAGCGAACTCATGACCTCTCAGGACGAGAGGCTGAAGGCCTGCAATGAGTCTCTTGTCAACATGAAGGTCTTGAAGCTCTATGCGTGGGAATCACATTTCAAGAAGGTTATTGAAAAGCTTAGGAACATTGAGTTGAAATCTTTGAAGGCGGTTCAGATGAGAAAGGCTTATAATGCGGTTCTGTTCTGGTCATCACCGGTGTTTGTCTCTGCTGCAACTTTTGCCACTTGTTATTTCCTAGACATTCCATTGAGAGCAAGTAACGTTTTCACTTTTGTGGCAACCCTGCGTCTGGTCCAAGATCCAGTAAGAATGATCCCTGATGTTATTGGAGTGACAATTCAGGCTAAAGTTGCCTTCAGTCGTATTGCAACATTTCTAGAAGCTCCTGAGCTTCAAGGTGGGGAGAGGCGGAGAAAGCAGAGATCCGAAGGCAATCAGAACGCGATTATTATTAAATCTGCTAGCTTTTCTTGGGAGGAGAAAGgttcaacaaaaccaaacttgAGAAATGTGAGTCTTGAGGTTAAGTTTGGTGAGAAAGTGGCTGTTTGTGGTGAGGTTGGCTCTGGCAAGTCAACACTTTTAGCTGCCATTCTCGGTGAAACTCCATGTGTCTCAGGAACA ATCGATTTTTATGGTACCATAGCCTATGTTTCTCAAACAGCATGGATCCAAACGGGGACAATAAGAGATAACATCCTCTTTGGAGGTGTGATGGATGAACACCGTTACCGTGAGACAATTCAAAAATCTAGCCTAGACAAAGATCTTGAGCTCTTACCTGATGGAGACCAGACTGAGATTGGTGAAAGAGGTGTAAATCTAAGTGGAGgacagaaacagaggattcaACTCGCTCGTGCGCTATACCAAGATGCAGACATTTATCTCCTTGATGATCCATTTAGTGCTGTTGATGCACACACTGCTTCAAGTCTGTTCCAA GAATATGTTATGGATGCTCTCGCGGGAAAAGCTGTGTTGTTGGTTACACATCAAGTGGATTTCTTGCCTgcttttgattctgttttg TTGATGTCAGATGGAGAAATCACTGAAGCTGATACATACCAAGAACTCCTAGCTAGAAGCAGAGACTTTCAAGATCTAGTGAACGCTCACAGAGAAACCGCTGGTTCAGAAAGAGTGGTTGCGGTAGAAAACCCCACCAAACCGGTGAAGGAAATCAACAGAGTCATTTCATCTCAATCCAAGGTCTTGAAACCGAGTCGTTTGATCAAACAGGAAGAGCGAGAGAAGGGAGACACGGGATTGAGACCGTACATACAGTACATGAATCAGAACAAAGGTtacatattcttcttcatcgcgaGCTTAGCTCAGGTCACATTTGCAGTTGGACAGATTCTTCAGAACTCTTGGATGGCTGCAAACGTAGATAACCCTCAAGTTAGCACTTTGAAGTTGATCTTGGTCTACTTACTGATTGGATTGTGCTCAGTTCTCTGCTTGATGGTTAGATCTGTCTGTGTCGTGATTATGTGCATGAAGTCATCAGCTTCATTGTTTTCTCAGCTTCTTAACTCTCTTTTTAGAGCACCTATGTCATTTTATGACTCCACACCTCTTGGACGGATTCTTAGCAGG GTCTCATCTGACTTGAGCATTGTAGACCTTGACGTTCCTTTTGGTCTGATCTTTGTGGTTGCGTCTTCGGTAAACACAGGTTGTAGTCTTGGAGTGTTAGCTATTGTTACTTGGCAAGTCTTGTTTGTATCTGTTCCCATGGTTTATCTAGCTTTTCGTTTACAG AAGTACTACTTCCAAACAGCTAAAGAGTTGATGCGGATCAATGGCACGACAAGATCTTATGTGGCGAATCATTTAGCAGAATCAGTAGCAGGAGCAATAACAATAAGAgcatttgatgaagaagagaggtttTTCAAGAAAAGTCTCACACTCATTGATACAAACGCCAGTCCTTTCTTTCATAGCTTTGCAGCGAACGAATGGCTGATCCAGCGGCTTGAAACCGTTAGCGCCATTGTTCTCGCCTCCACTGCTTTCTGCATGATTTTGCTTCCCACAGGAACATTTAGCTCTG GGTTCATCGGTATGGCGCTATCTTATGGTTTATCTTTGAATATGGGACTTGTTTACTCTGTTCAGAACCAATGTTACTTAGCTAACTGGATCATTTCGGTTGAGAGACTTAATCAGTACACACATTTAACACCTGAGGCTCCTGAAGTAATAGAAGAGACTCGACCACCGGTTAATTGGCCGGTCACAGGTCGAGTCGAAATCTCGGATTTGCAG ATAAGATACAGAAGAGAATCCCCACTGGTTCTAAAAGGAATCAGCTGCACATTTGAAGGAGGACACAAGATTGGAATTGTTGGCCGAACCGGTAGTGGGAAGACAACTCTGATCAGTGCTCTGTTCAGACTTGTTGAGCCTGTTGGAGGAAAGATTGTCGTTGACGGTGTTGACATCTCCAAAATTGGAGTTCATGATCTGAGATCAAGGTTTGGGATTATACCTCAAGATCCAACTCTCTTCAATGGAACAGTGAGATTTAATCTGGATCCTTTGTGTCAGCATTCAGATGCTGAGATTTGGGAG GTTCTTGGCAAGTGTCAACTAAAAGAAGTGgttcaagaaaaagagaacGGCTTAGATTCATTAG ttgTGGAGGATGGATCAAATTGGAGCATGGGACAGAGACAGTTGTTCTGTTTAGGCAGAGCAGTTttgagaagaagcagagtaTTAGTCCTGGACGAAGCCACGGCATCGATAGATAATGCAACAGATTTGATACTTCAGAAAACAATCAGGCGAGAATTTGCAGATTGCACTGTCATTACAGTTGCTCACCGTATCCCTACCGTTATGGATTGTACAATGGTTCTCTCCATCAGCGACG GACGGATTGTGGAGTATGATGAGCCAATGAAGTTGATGAAGGATGAGAACTCTTTGTTCGGAAAGCTTGTGAAAGAGTATTGGTCTCATTACAACTCGGCTGACTCacgttga
- a CDS encoding F-box/RNI superfamily protein (F-box/RNI-like superfamily protein; CONTAINS InterPro DOMAIN/s: F-box domain, cyclin-like (InterPro:IPR001810), FBD-like (InterPro:IPR006566), F-box domain, Skp2-like (InterPro:IPR022364); BEST Arabidopsis thaliana protein match is: F-box family protein (TAIR:AT2G42730.2); Has 1506 Blast hits to 1463 proteins in 23 species: Archae - 0; Bacteria - 0; Metazoa - 0; Fungi - 4; Plants - 1502; Viruses - 0; Other Eukaryotes - 0 (source: NCBI BLink).), with translation MEANKKAKPSYGDVISNLPNDLLCRILSYLSTKEAALTSILSKRWSNLLLSIPILDFDDSVLLKPQKGQRKNVFFKAFVDRLLSQRVETSSHVQRVSLKCRQGGVEPDCVIKWILTTVRDLGVLDLSLCIDFGIFHLPFNVFRSKTLVKLRIGTMIRLSQFPSDVVSPTLNSLVLDLVEFRDGDKVEFRQILLAFPSLQSLRVHESNKWKFWNGSASSRTLKSLVYRSDDDSSAPKPCVSFDTPSLVYLDYSDMVADKYENLKFDSLVEARLDLHLTAFQIMRKPNNIGIVSGDVTTLFKGIRNVKILCLSPDALEALYYRGEKIPMFNNLITLSLGSDKPHGSPFIFWKLLPSLLNNSLKLETLIIKGLVHYVAEGWEGLSPMTPMSRLCFSWDTVSDSLSSSAMKVLEISGYKGTWQELNQMKRFLGNLSRLEVVRVYHKAMDDKERINVMFDLFLLPKVSSECDIQVMKETA, from the exons ATGGAAGCTAACAAAAAAGCGAAACCTAGTTATGGCGATGTGATTAGCAATTTACCAAATGATCTTCTCTGCCGAATCTTATCTTACCTTTCAACAAAAGAGGCAGCTTTAACATCGATACTCTCAAAGCGCTGGTCGAATCTACTTCTATCGATACCTATTCTCGATTTCGACGATTCCGTGTTACTGAAACCCCAAAAGGGTCAAcgaaaaaatgtttttttcaagGCTTTCGTCGATAGGTTACTCTCTCAACGAGTCGAGACTTCATCACATGTTCAAAGAGTCTCTCTCAAGTGTCGTCAAGGAGGTGTTGAACCAGATTGTGTAATCAAGTGGATACTAACAACAGTAAGGGATCTTGGTGTCTTGGATCTTTCTCTATGCATTGATTTTGGAATCTTTCATTTGCCATTTAATGTCTTTAGGAGCAAGACTTTGGTCAAACTTAGAATTGGAACAATGATCCGTCTTTCTCAGTTTCCTTCAGATGTTGTTTCTCCGACGCTTAattctcttgttcttgatttggttGAGTTTCGTGATGGTGATAAGGTTGAGTTTAGACAGATTCTGTTAGCTTTTCCTTCACTTCAAAGCCTGCGGGTTCATGAATCTAACAAGTGGAAGTTTTGGAATGGTTCTGCTTCAAGTCGAACGCTTAAGAGTCTTGTATATAGAAGTGATGATGATTCCTCTGCTCCTAAACCTTGTGTTTCGTTTGATACTCCGAGTCTTGTTTACTTGGACTATTCTGATATGGTTGCGGATAAGTatgaaaatctgaaatttgacAGCCTTGTTGAAGCTAGGCTTGATCTTCATTTGACCGCTTTTCAAATCATGCGCAAACCAAATAATATTGGTATTGTTTCTGGTGATGTAACAACCTTGTTCAAGGGGATCAGAAATGTCAAGATCCTCTGCTTATCTCCGGATGCTTTAGAG GCGCTCTATTACCGTGGTGAAAAGATACCAATGTTCAACAATTTGATTACTTTATCTCTGGGAAGCGATAAACCTCATGGTTCACCATTCATCTTCTGGAAATTGCTTCCATCTCTGCTCAACAACTCTCTTAAACTAGAAACTCTCATCATCAAG GGTCTAGTGCATTATGTTGCTGAAGGATGGGAAGGTTTGAGTCCTATGACTCCTATGAGCCGTCTCTGCTTTTCATGGGATACTGTGTCTGATTCTCTGTCATCATCTGCGATGAAGGTTTTAGAGATCAGTGGGTATAAAGGAACTTGGCAAGAGCTGAATCAAATGAAGCGTTTCTTGGGGAATCTATCGCGTCTTGAAGTGGTTAGGGTTTACCATAAGGCAATGGATGATAAGGAAAGAATTAACGTCATGtttgatctttttcttcttcccaaagTTTCATCTGAATGCGATATCCAAGTCATGAAGGAAACTGCTTGA
- a CDS encoding F-box/RNI-like superfamily protein (F-box/RNI-like superfamily protein; CONTAINS InterPro DOMAIN/s: F-box domain, cyclin-like (InterPro:IPR001810), F-box domain, Skp2-like (InterPro:IPR022364), FBD-like (InterPro:IPR006566), Leucine-rich repeat 2 (InterPro:IPR013101); BEST Arabidopsis thaliana protein match is: F-box/RNI-like superfamily protein (TAIR:AT3G59170.1); Has 1977 Blast hits to 1916 proteins in 25 species: Archae - 0; Bacteria - 0; Metazoa - 0; Fungi - 0; Plants - 1977; Viruses - 0; Other Eukaryotes - 0 (source: NCBI BLink).): MVDSKRMDSGSKDMINDLPDALLCHVLSYLTTKEAASTSLLSRRWRYLLAFVPNLEFDDSAYLHRDKRVKNPLHEKGLVGFVLTVDDKRKKLSTSFPDFVDRILDLQGNSPLDKFSLKMVDDHDPVDPDCVAPWIHKVLVRGVSDLHLVIDMNEWTSLPAKIFLTETLVKLTLKIRDGPPIDVKHVHLPKLKTLHLESVMFDEEDIGFSKLLSGCPELEELVLHHIWSCVWTSCSVSVATLKRLTFCCNNMKFCGMHEENPNNVSFDTPNLVYLEYAEVIANNYPKVNFDSLVEAKIDIWMTNDQLDEVRIRDIYEKNVMVGNATDLIVGIRNVRVLCLSADTLEVLTYCCKQIPIFNNLTHVTIQSTPKVGWKSLLKLLKNSPKLQTLVFQGLLHRDTKEEGVAIIKIEKQIEKVKHFLETMPHLEQLVLHYDSSIDGDMKQLLMLSSLASPKCKVQLIPLVT, translated from the exons ATGGTGGATTCTAAAAGAATGGATTCTGGTTCTAAAGATATGATCAACGATTTGCCAGACGCACTTCTTTGCCACGTTTTGTCATACCTCACTACAAAAGAAGCTGCTTCAACATCTCTTCTCTCGAGACGATGGCGTTATCTACTTGCTTTTGTTCCAAACCTTGAATTTGATGACTCTGCCTATCTGCATCGCGATAAAAGGGTAAAGAATCCTTTACATGAGAAAGGTTTAGTGGGTTTCGTGCTTACGGTTGAtgacaaaaggaagaagctttcTACAAGCTTTCCGGATTTCGTGGATAGGATCCTTGATTTACAAGGCAATTCTCCTCTAGACAAATTCTCTCTAAAGATGGTAGATGATCATGATCCTGTTGATCCAGATTGTGTCGCTCCTTGGATACACAAGGTATTGGTACGTGGTGTATCGGATCTCCATCTAGTCATCGATATGAATGAATGGACGTCGCTTCCCGCAAAGATCTTCTTGACTGAGACACTGGTTAAGTTGACTCTAAAGATTAGAGATGGTCCTCCCATTGATGTGAAACATGTTCATCTTCCAAAGCTTAAGACTCTCCATCTCGAGTCAGTTATGTTTGATGAGGAGGATATTGGGTTTAGCAAGCTTCTTTCTGGTTGTCCCGAGCTTGAAGAACTTGTTCTCCATCATATATGGTCGTGTGTATGGACatcttgctctgtttctgttgCGACTCTCAAGAGACTGACCTTTTGTTGCAACAACATGAAGTTTTGCGGTATGCACGAGGAAAATCCAAATAATGTGTCCTTTGATACTCCAAATCTTGTTTACTTGGAATATGCTGAAGTCATAGCGAACAATTATCCAAAAGTGAATTTTGATTCGCTTGTTGAAGCCAAGATCGATATTTGGATGACAAATGATCAGCTAGATGAGGTGAGAATTAGAGACATATATGAGAAAAACGTTATGGTCGGCAATGCAACAGATCTTATAGTTGGAATCCGCAATGTTCGGGTCCTCTGCTTATCCGCTGACACTCTCGAG gtACTCACGTATTGTTGCAAGCAAATACCGATATTCAACAACCTGACTCATGTAACTATCCAGAGTACCCCAAAAGTTGGATGGAAATCATTACTAAAGCTGCTTAAGAATTCTCCAAAGCTTCAAACTCTCGTCTTCCAA GGACTCCTTCACAGAGATACAAAGGAGGAGGGCGTTGCTATCatcaaaatagagaaacaaatagaGAAGGTCAAGCATTTTTTGGAAACAATGCCACATCTTGAACAATTGGTTTTACACTATGATTCATCTATTGACGGAGATATGAAGCAACTTCTGATGCTTAGTAGCTTAGCTTCACCAAAGTGCAAGGTCCAACTTATCCCTTTAGTAACCTGA